In Candidatus Eisenbacteria bacterium, the following proteins share a genomic window:
- a CDS encoding gamma-glutamylcyclotransferase — protein MFYFAYGTDLDPTEFRARCPQSREIGVAALPDHRLHFPAYSERWSGGAVGLAVAHGHRVWGYVYQLDPQDLVALEREEVWFGEGDPRNRVERSTGMVELTRPDDGSIPRRLRVTLYAARPTQGEAPSAAWLEVAVRGARARTLPEEYLAELVATPVAGGATE, from the coding sequence TGCCCGCTGCCCGCAGTCGCGCGAGATCGGCGTCGCCGCACTCCCGGATCACCGGCTGCACTTTCCCGCCTATTCCGAGCGTTGGAGCGGTGGGGCGGTGGGCCTCGCGGTGGCCCACGGGCATCGGGTGTGGGGTTACGTCTACCAGCTGGATCCGCAGGACCTGGTGGCGCTCGAGCGCGAGGAGGTGTGGTTCGGCGAGGGCGATCCACGCAATCGCGTCGAACGCTCGACCGGCATGGTGGAGCTGACGCGTCCCGACGACGGCTCGATTCCGCGCCGCCTGCGCGTCACGCTCTACGCGGCGCGACCCACTCAGGGCGAGGCGCCGAGTGCCGCGTGGCTCGAAGTCGCGGTGCGCGGCGCGCGCGCCCGTACGCTGCCCGAGGAGTACCTGGCGGAACTCGTCGCCACTCCGGTCGCCGGCGGCGCGACCGAGTAG